The Chelonoidis abingdonii isolate Lonesome George chromosome 9, CheloAbing_2.0, whole genome shotgun sequence genome has a segment encoding these proteins:
- the PRPSAP2 gene encoding phosphoribosyl pyrophosphate synthase-associated protein 2, with protein MFCVASTEIGAIMNITKGGLVLFSANSNSSCMELSRRIAERLGVEMGKVQVYQEPNRETRVQIQESVRGKDVFIIQTVSKDVNTTIMELLIMVYACKTSCAKSIIGVIPYFPYSKQCKMRKRGSIVSKLLASMMCKAGLTHLITMDLHQKEIQGFFNIPVDNLRASPFLLQYIQEEIPDYRNAVIVAKSPASAKRAQSFAERLRLGIAVIHGEAQDAESDLVDGRHSPPTAKSVAAIHPSLEIPMLIPKEKPPITVVGDVGGRIAIIVDDIIDDVDSFLAAAETLKERGAYKIFVMATHGLLSSDAPRLIEESAIDEVVVTNTIPHEIQKLQCPKIKTVDISMILSEAIRRIHNGESMSYLFRNIGLDD; from the exons ATGTTTTGTGTGGCATCAACTGAAATAGGAGCCATCATGAATATAACAAAGGGTGGGCTGGTGCTGTTTTCAGCTAATTCCAATTCATCATGCATGGAACTATCGAGGAGAATTGCTGA acGCTTGGGGGTAGAGATGGGCAAAGTTCAGGTTTATCAGGAGCCAAACAGAG AAACAAGGGTGCAGATTCAAGAGTCTGTGAGAGGAAAAGATGTCTTTATCATCCAAACAGTTTCAAA GGATGTGAATACTACGATCATGGAACTCCTGATCATGGTGTATGCTTGTAAAACCTCCTGTGCCAAAAGCATTATTGGAGTGATTCCCTACTTCCCATACAGCAAGCAGTGCAAGATGAGGAAAAGGGGCTCCATTGTCTCTAAATTACTGGCTTCGATGATGTGCAAAGCTG GTCTAACTCACCTTATTACAATGGATTTACATCAGAAGGAAATACAGGGGTTCTTTAATATTCCAGTTGATAATTTGAGAGCCTCTCCATTCTTGCTTCAGTACATTCAAGAAGAG ATCCCAGATTACAGGAATGCTGTGATCGTGGCCAAATCACCTGCATCTGCAAAGAG GGCACAGTCATTTGCTGAGCGCTTGAGGCTAGGAATTGCTGTGATTCATGGGGAAGCTCAAGATGCTGAATCTGATCTGGTAGATGGTCGACATTCACCTCCTACAGCCAAAAGTGTAGCTGCTATTCATCCCAGTTTGGAGATACCCA tgCTGATTCCAAAGGAAAAACCACCCATCACAGTTGTTGGAGATGTAGGAGGAAGAATAGCCATCATTGTG GATGACATTATAGATGATGTTGACAGCTTCCTCGCTGCAGCAGAGACTCTCAAGGAAAGGGGAGCATACAAGATTTTTGTAATGGCAACCCATGGCCTGCTATCTTCAGATGCTCCCAGGTTGATAGAAGAGTCTGCTATTGATGAA gTTGTTGTAACCAACACGATTCCACATGAAATACAAAAACTCCAGTGTCCCAAAATTAAGACCGTGGATATCAGTATGATCCTCTCAGAAGCCATTCGCAGAATCCATAATGGGGAGTCCATGTCTTACCTTTTCAGAAATATAGGACTAGATgattaa